The Humulus lupulus chromosome 7, drHumLupu1.1, whole genome shotgun sequence region TTTTATCCTTATAAATTAgggtttatttaataaaatataaaattgggGACCTATGTGAGCCAAAAAGTAAAGGTTGAGGATCTAATTGCTACAAAAAAGATTGGGAACTTAAGTGATACAACTAGTGAAGTTTGAGGACCTCAAGTGTTATTTATCctttaatatttattgataatatacaaaAGAAATTTGATCGTAAAAAAAGCAAATAAATTAGTCATTGATTGTTAACTAATAAATTAGTGGcaatatgaaaaataaaataaaaagtgacATTTATTGTAGGGCCACATTGGCCCATGCTATAtcttgtgtcaaatttgacacaacttttagcatgtgccaaatttggcacatatTTTAACATGTGTTGTGTAACGTCCTGGGTAGcaaagaccgtcacactgtgtactttaaatagtgcttaactcgctgaacgagtctttaggccataaatgtgcatctaagtgttattaatgaaCAGGGTTaaaatttcagtcaaaaggaattgatattttattaaaaaagttaaattgtacaagggatcccataaaagtgtttacaaagttgtttacaataaaaaattatcattacaattcaaaagttacaatctgccaacctaagcggcaaaaatagggttaaactcTAGTTCCcctgaaacaccttggccgtggtggtcaagcgaccgcatatgtacacgtcaccacctaagctctccactcaaggctgggtaaacttttcttttcctttacctgcaccacatagcacccgtgagccaaggctcaacaagaaaacttattactgcatgcatataagcattaataaatgatcatggaATCATTATGGGGCTCGCAACCATAATCAGATGACTGTgggtcatcctggggtcctgtgccctgaattgACTGTGAAGCCATTATGGGGtcttgtgccctgaatagatgattgTGAAGTCATTTCGGGGTTTTGTGTTCTAAATAGATGACGGTGGAGTCAtcttggggtcctgtgccctaagccatgtgaccatcaagtcagtTGGGCCTTTTAGCCTTacctctaagtaactagccatacaCTGGCCAAGCTCTTACTCGGTGAGATTGACAACATCAGACCGAGGAAGTTGGAATGTCGTGATGGCACCGTTCTTTGGTTCTTGAAGTTGAAGGTGGCAAAAGAATGGTTGGCAGAAACTGTAAGTCTTTTATATTTGTAAGAATATTTATCTCATTTTAACAATCCACTATTCCttaacgatactctatttatttGTAGCATCTCGACGTTGCGAATTATCTTATACGGAGACATCTTTTTGAGTTGCCGAGGATGTACCCCATGAAAGTCACCGTACTTGATTCATCATTTACACAGTATATTCCTGCTAGATATGAGGACTTCAAGAACAAAAGCAGGGCTTACCAATGGGATGAGGACATTCTTAATTTCGTGAAAGGAGATGCTAAAAAATACAAGAAGCCTTGGAGTGATTGCAACGAGGTCTACTTCCACTGGTGCTTGGAAAATCGTCATTGGGTCCTTTGCGAAATAAATTTCACTGATTGGATGATCACTGTATTTGACTCAGATCATTCCAACTTTAGCCATAATAAGTTGTCTGAGTTAATCGAGCCTTGGACTAGGATGTTTCCATCTTTACTCAACGCTTCTGGTATGTTTAAAGGACACCCTAAGTTGAAAATAGCTAGACCGAAGATCATCATTCCAAACTTTGATTGGCGGCGCATGTCCACTGATATTGTCCCACAGCTAAAAGCAGGTATTTAGATGTACTAACTTCAGATTTTCATAACACTGTTCTCCTTTAAGtttcaatacactcacaaatgtGATTTCTTGGTTTTACCGGAGATTGTGGCGTATTCACCATCAAACACTTGGAGTTTATTCTTGGAGACATTCCCTTATCATATGCCATCGACGACCACATTCAGTACTTCAGGGATAAATTATGCATCGACATTTTTTATGAGAATGTGCACCATTGATGTTAGAACATCTATTTTGATTTCTATATGTTAGAAAATTTATTTTGATTTCTCCTTAGTTTTGTATATAAAAAATGTCATTTCTATGGCTATTCAATGATACACAATAGTATATTTCTCCTTAGTTATGTATATAAACAATGTCATTTCGATTGACAAAAtccattaatacacaaataaaaagattaacaaGGTCCAtcaatacacaaataaaaagattaacaaaGTCCATTAATACACAAAAAGCAAACGCCAGGTCCTCAACTTCCCCAAATAAAAAGATTAATAGTACCCAAATAAAAAGTTTAACATTGATGTCATAAATTTCAAACACGAACTTTACAAGTTGCCCTATTATGGCCTAGACCTCCACAAGTGTTGCACTTGCGTTCTACAACCAATTTATCTCCATTGGAAGGATGGTGTTTCTTCTTAGgcctaccttgtttcttctttggatGACCAACTGGGTTGTttttgcgcaggtgttctcactTTTATTGTCATAATGTCATGTGGAACAATCCACTCTTCCTCGTTACCAGTAGGATATATAGATTCTGTGTAAGAGAACCTCCATGTCTCAATTTTATAGTAATTTGAACACAGCGAATAAAAGTTCACCCCTCGCTTAAGGGATCCAGATAGTGCATGAGCACATGGGATACCAATAATCTGAAACACGCCACATGTGCATGTCTTATTTAGGAGGATGACTTCACCATTCAGTTCACCATCTAACACATGGAACTCATGCCTCCCTATTGCATAAGGGATCAAGAATCGAGCTTTCTCAACCATATCCACCAAATTTTTCTCATAGGTCGGTGCAAGAGTTGTAGTTTTCTTCTCGCTCATTTCTCTCCTATCACAGAACCAGGACTGCAATGTGAAGCGAATAAATTCGACAAATGTAGTTATCGGAAAGCTCCTAGCGTCCCAGGTCTTATTGTTAAAACTTTCAACGTAATTGTTTGTTATTATATTATACCTAGTATCCATGAAAACTAACATTTAATAGTAATGTACATTTAGAAGATTTCATAAATTAAAGTACTATTCACAATGACATACCTATttccaggaaagtaagcacgagaccacttatcaaaacccatgccttctaggtattgagcaatagctgggtcttttgatttgattttttcgaAGTTAGTGCGGAACTCGGGTTTCCTAAAAGTGTATGCCACATTATACATCAACACATGACAATGATCAGAGTTGAATTTAGCAACCACATTCAtactaatgtggtggtagcaagcACCATGATAGGCATCGGGGAAAATAGTTTCCAAGGCATGTGTAATACTTGCATGCCTATCTGATACAAACACCAGGTCCTCAACTTCCCCAATTGCTTCCTTTAGCTTTGACatgaaatacatccaagaatcatgatgtaacgtcctggatagccaagaccgctacactgtgtacttataaaggtgcaagacttgctaatcaagtcattatcttaaaaatgtgtcactaaacatgtaagagctagggttaaaaaggttttggtctcaaaagactcatttcatatacttaaattgtagtaaacatgggatcccataagaaaacaaagttagaataagtttacagactcccaaaagtacatgagtattcactagccatactaaggcaaaacagatagtCTTCAGGTCTCACGTccttgcctaaacctcaaccgtggcggccgagcacctggctatgtacattctgctcactgagctctccaatcagggctgatctaacttgcccttgcctttacctgcaccacgtagcacccgtgagccaaggcccagcaagaaaacatcttaaacaactcaatcaatgataacagacaattaactcattatgcatgtattcccatcagataatccccaatagatattcagcacatacaatcagattcaagatacaaactatcacatataacactcatatcacataatattcagggccgacgacttaggccgcaccctctgtttagcacactgactccggcccgcttaaatcgagctcagtgcataataagctgtcctcggctaccagtggccgagccatgccctgtgtgctagtgaaacccttggcacccttaggccattggttcactaaatggcttgcatggcataataccatatttCAAGCGTTTACaacagggagcccttagtcccgtcacatatattcaaccaggtgcagttttcttacctttagtctgtacagttattgaattacgagcaacgcccttcaagcacgatccgttcccaagcctaagcctttatcacctagtcacaaccaaagtatagggttccattaacactcaaatataggtttccggttacaaaactaactcccgggaatccgaattccaccaagcacggtggtgaaaccaatcctgagcatactagaccattttcccgtgcctaaaaccctaaaaaactcatgtgtgcaaccaaggtcTGTGGCCCTTGGAGCTTAGccgtggccctagcctcaaaatagaaccaagcCCATGCTGAACaacacacgcgtcgcggcccttgctttgggcgccgcggcgccctcccatggccgagcctccttggccctttttcatcctaggacTGCAGTGCTCTAGAAGAGAgctgcggccctccccttcgtgcccagaaaacccatcattttaaagcccaaaaccccaaccaaaaccacccctaagcttccCACTCCAACACCCAACATATCCTCAACTCATGCTACACAATTTCAACAGAAATTCCAGCTCAATAAACCATAGAAGATTCACCTCCAATCCTTGAGACTCTATGAACACAAACACCCTGTTACAACCAGTCAAGACTCAAACTCAAATCACCAATTTATAAACACAAAGTTTACCTTCTTGATTGAACTCCTCCCTTAGCCACAACtcagctgattccaaggatttccccTGCTCAAATCCACCCCAATCATCAATTGAGCAATACCCTTAATAATCCAGCTGAAACTTAAGGTTGAATTTCAAGAAAATAGATGGATtaaactcttaccttaatcttgattCAGTCCTGGTCTATTCACTGAGCTAAGCCTCAAGATTTACTCTTGAATCTCACTAAACTTCAGCTGATTTCCCCTTAGAATTTCAGTGTTTcttcttccctttgttttccttgagagagtgAGCTGAGGAGAAAGTGTTCTGGTCAGTTTATCTTTTCCTTCTAAAagtttccttaagtttatcttattgctaaattaatcccaaggctcggggtgccggaatcgtccccgaggccaaaacggtaaaatcccccaatatttccgcctagacatcctaacctcaaatatatctccatatatttatttttatgatccagtagtccaaatcgctacccaatccctaaaatacccctgacttatccaaagtcatatctcaagtctcgttgtgacttttctcaccatctgaccctaggatcgtcttgagtcgtgccctacaaacctaccacataataatgtggttctcacatttatcacatatacatacatatcacattaccacataatatcatcaattatcatataaacattactaaacatataattactcatttaaatcacaattattccattaatgccctcctggcacactaatcaagacccttaagccttactagcgattttgggtcgttacacatgatTCTCACTATCCACAATACTAAATGCAACTGGATATAGATGGTTATTTGCATCCAGCGCGACTGCACATAACATCTGTCCACCGTATTTTGTCTTTAAAAAAGTGACGTCCACACATAACACAGGACGACATGTACGAAACCCTCTTCTACTAACTCCGAGTGAGAAAAAACAATATTTGAACCGATCCTCCTCAGTGACAAAATCTGTCAACGTCCCAGGATTTTTCTGTTGAAGCATGAACAAGTATGATGGTAACTTCTGGTAGGATACTTccagtgtccctctgacataagaAAGAGCCTTCTCTCGGCATCTCCAACCTTTTCCATATGACAACTCAATGCCATAATTATTCTTAATGTCTtctcttatgttgtttgccatgtacgcaTTCAATCCAGtctgatattttttctttatgcaaTGACCAATAGCCCAAGGTGCAGCTTGGCGATGGCCTTTATGTCGGAGGTCAAGTGAGCAAGTGTGTTTATTGGTGAAATGAGTTATCTCAAACATATCAAATTTAGGCATTCTCTTCCCCCTCAATCTCCACCCACAATCAAGATCATTGCAAGTGATATACCAAACTTCAGTACTtgacttcttcaccacaaactcgaaGTTCTGCTTCATTGCATACAAGTGTGCCTTCGTCTTCAACTCTAACTTGTTCTCAAAAACTTTCCCAACTTCTATTACTCCACAACTTACTCTAGATAACGTGGGGATAACATAAGAGGGGCATGAGGTATTTTCAGCAGTATATGCCggagaactccatctatttcTATCGTCTTGTGTAGTTGGACGACTGCTCTCTGAGCCAGCAGTCCTCCGTCCTTGGCTTTCTTGACGTCTTGGCAAGGGTCGTACATTTAAGTTATCTACTTGAACCACATGTAGCAACGACAACCAATCCTCAGAGTTATCATCAGAACTACTGCACCCCTCaactctttcatcatcatcattaaaatgggcaactggatcgtcattgacataaggcTCATACTCATACCCATCATCATGCGGGAGATTTGTTGGGGGAAAAAAGTTTCATTATGACTAGGACCTCCCATGCATACACTTGGCCCGGCAGCTGTTAGTGGAACAGTCGTGCATGATTGATTATGGTTTTCCATATTAACActcgctctaggagatggatcaagaAAAGCAATGTTCTTTGCAATCGAACTAACGCATAAAGGAACCCGATGTCTTAAGAACTTCGAATTGGCAAGAATAAGAGCACTAACTCCTTCATCATCTGTGATTTCAATGGGATCTATGCTAAAATCATTGCATGTAAACGACACTTCCAACTTTAAGTCAAACAATGACCTATCCACTTTCAGCTTTGAATACAACTTCTCCAATAATTCTATGTAACCAACATTAATTGGTACATGTATTATAGTGTTCAAACCAGCTTTGAAATTCCATTTCTCTCCTTTCcgttcccaaacaccgttgtaagaaacaattatattaactctggaacctgcaaatttacaaaaaaaagcataagaaaattataaaaaataaagtgtAATCGATGGAGAATCGATGGTAAATCAATGATGGATCGATGCCTATGAAAATCTGCATTGCAATTCAACATCGATGCCACATAGATGACATTTCGATGCATAATCGATGCTTATGGTTGCCATATGTACGTGATtccatttcgatggtatatcgatgccataTCAATActgaaccaaatcaacatatatgacatcgattcaacatcgatataccatcgattcAGCATCAATATACCATCGATATTATATCgagcataacatctaaattatatgTTCGCCCCAACATTGAAAttgcatcgatgtaccatcgatatggcatcgatataccatcgaaatatcatcgatgtataatcgatgctgatggttgccaTCTGTACGCGATtccatttcgatggtatatcgatgccataTCGACACTGAACTAAATacacatatatggcatcgattcaacatcgataTTATATCGAAAATAACAACTAAATTAGATGTTCGCCCCAGCATCGACATTCCATCGATGTACCATCAACATACAATCGATGTACCATCAAAATGCCATCGATTTTGGAATAGCACCCACATATTTCTAAATCCAAAGAACAGATcaaaaaatgcagaaaaaatACCACACTCAACAACAGAACAGTTCGAATCTAATATCTAACGATGACATTTCATATTTACAAGTAGATAAATGAAAGAATacttacccatgattttttctcTTAAAATACATCAAGAATGACAATTTCTTCACTTGAAATgaattctgtaacgacccaaattcgctattaaggcttaagggccttgattagcgtgccaggagggcatgatgggatttatgtgtgatttgatgagttaaatgcatggttatgatttgaagcatgttatgtgactatttgttTACctaagatgcatggctatgtatattagtatgcatgtaggcccagatcgtgttagaagggcataactgtaattttggccttgttgggcataactgcgttgatatgtgataattgtattccatGATTTGTatcacgtgagtgtggtgttattgttgtgatgcacgtgccgagacggtcctagagagcaaattaacttatgagtcacaacgagattttgtacccggctcgggaggagcctaggggtaccttgggaattttatgtttaagttgaggtttagcgggtattggttattggtgattgagtaacctgggtaaccgttagttactgctgagagtaacaagtttaggtgaaagaaatggtagaattgcaatataggagaaatgactagtgtgcccttgaggtttagttagcaaagggttttgatgaaggggtaaaatggtcatttggcaaggggtttagacaaatttgagctgtgttataggggtacacggtttgggcttggcatatatgttgggttttgataaaattagaaaagaagaaaagaaaagctagaagaagatgaagaagaggagaaggagctgaaatttggagacttggagatggatcTAGGAAGCAAAGaatgaattctccacttgaggtaagaagttttatgcaaatttagggcttgtttctgttttgatttgagaaatctaaagcttgagttgagTTTCTAGGTTTTGTATGAGTTGCTGAATTTGGGAATCTAAGGGGTGGATTTTGAGAGTGATTGTGTTCttgagctgggttatgatgtttatgggatGATTGAATGGTCTACTTGGGGTTTTGatatggttttggggcttaggtttgagtttgggatgatttgggattgttttagttcgggaaaaacgcaagagaaaacccagaaaatctgggttcgcgtatgagcgccgcggccctgttcttgggcgccgcggcgcgaggttgcatcaggaggaggtcaggctgctgggcgccgtggcccttgaggggagtgccgcggccctaggccattttggcaggcaaaaattctggtttttagggcttttgcccggggactcgggggatggttccgatgtattgttttagggatttagaggtcccgagagtgtgggattggtcccgggaagtggttttgggttggttagtattaaagagtgttttgtgtgtgttgtgactaggatttcagtgaggctcgtgctagaggaccgtgcttgtggccttggtgcatcggaaagctcggaatacaggtaagaaaaccgtaacacccgaaaatagggcatggccccactgtgtgattgcagggcatggccccagattgtattatgtgcatatgtttaaccttaaatgaatcatgatgtgtgtgaatgattattcgaatgtactatatgtgtgattataatgaaatgaacggcaaaggtcgagtgcggcgtaggccgggtacggccgtggggccgaaagtaacacacatcacatgggatgcttatattcagggtgggacccaagggatacatgagttatcctcgcggtgagaaccgaaaccccaggctttggtaaggcctctagggcggcatggccgtgcttgtttattatgatggttttcctatttatcagtgaattatgccagctatatgaattgcatatgttatgtattatttgggttttcttgctgggcttcggctcacgggtgctccgtgtggcaggtagaagcaaggactgggtcaaccaaccatgagtacggagagcgtgaagcgatgcgtacatgtttggcctgcccgactgctttggttgggggtttattcgaaaatggctgtaataatctatgattttatgatttcccaactgtaaccttatttcaagatgtaattagttttcaaaccttattttgggatcccaaatgtttaataatagaagttttaatgaaacgacgcattttcaaagattacagccttaacttttaattagtcacacttttgtttcaaaacctcggttagcgagttcattgcacactgttttgtcttaaaaactcacttagtaacggctctgaggaagtagggcgttacaaattctTCACTTGAAATAAATTCTTCACTTGAAATAAAACTTCTAGATCTGAGCAATCTAATTTCTTTACCAGTTTTGCTGTGAAAATCGACAATGGTTGCTGTGAAAATAGCTGTAAATGATGgatgagagagatagagagacaAATGTGTGAAGGGTTAAATTTGACTCCtgagggtatttttgtctaaaataaaaaaggaagCACATTAATATAAGAGATTTTATGATGACATTGACTATATTATATTATGATGCATATAATGTAAAATTTCCCAACCAAAATGACGAGAAGAAAGAACCATTAATAGATTTTCCTTCTTTTATATTTTGGGCAGAAAACGACAACCAATAATTTGCCATCACGTGCTCAACTCCGATCACCATCATACCACCACCCTCCTCTCGCttcaaaagaaaaaacaaaatcaaagTTTTGGCATCGAAATTCGAAGTCTTTTTAAACCCAAAAAACTACAACAATCATTGCTTAGAAGTCCGCCATAGCTAAACACCTCTCTGTTTACCATCGAGCTTGTCTCATTTCTATCGATAATCGAAAAACAATATAAAACAAGTTCCTTCATTATGACGTCATGCAGTCGGCGCTTGGCTTCCACCGGTGTCGCATCGGACGGTCTGATCCGTATCCGGCTTCCTCCGAGAGCCATGGTGGCAGCGGCTAAGATCTCGGTTCTTCCTCGAAATTGGGGCGAACTGCAGCGGGGGATCGCTCTCCGGTCGAGGCATTTACGCGGGCTTGTGCCGCCGGTGGAGGTGGTCGGCGCCGGAGCGGCATGGGAGAGCTCTTCTGATGGCGGGGAGGGGGAGAAGGAGAAGGTCGGCGCGTGCTCGTACGCGATTGGGGATCAGAGAGTGGCGGATGCGGCGGCGAGTAGCGGCGAATTTAATCGGAGGAAGGCTGTGGAAATTGTGGCAGCGGCGGCTATTACGGTGCTGCTCGGAGTCGGAAATCGAGTGCTGTATAAGCTCGCGTTGGTTCCTCTGAAACACTACCCTTTCTTTCTCGCTCAGCTCGCTACTTTCGGGTACTTCAACATAAATGTATAATGCCTCGTAATACTGTAAATTTGTAAATTATTACCACCAAATGTAGTAAAAAAAACATGTAATGCATCAACAATTATGTGGGTTATTTTGGTTCTTATGATATGTGGTAGAGTAACATTGAGGCATATTTATCACACTTGGCTCATATTTAATGGagtcttctccttcttcttttctctctctcttttattCCGAAGACTAATAAATTATGAGGAAAGTGTGGGATATTGATGAATGGTTCAGCAATTAAAGCTTACGAAAACAATTTATATTGTTGTCAGATTATAGTTAATCATTTCTTTGGAACTTAGtttgtatatttatttgttttagtgttgatttatttttttagtttaatgaTATTAAACTTACTCCGTTCTCCCCCCACCCCCTTTAAAATTTGCTTTACAGATACGTAATTGTATACTTCTCTATCTTGTATCTACGGTATCATGCTGGCATTGTTACTGATGAGATGCTTTCCATGCCGAAAGCTCCATTTCTTGCAGTAGGCCTGTTAGAAGCTCTTGGTGCTGCTACTGGAATGGCAGCTGGAGGTAACCATCTTATATTCTTTCCTGTCCTTCATTCTGCCTCATGGTTACAGTTTTACGTTTTCTGTGGAATTGTTTTTCGCTAAATGATAACTGTTGTTTTTATATACTGATAAATGCCAGTTTAGGTTCCAGCCAATACATACTTGTGTTTTGCTGAATCTTGTTCCGTTTAGTTGATAGCTCGGTGATACTTTTCAATATTCAtgaatatgttattttatttttattccaaactttagttTGAATTTTTAATAAATCAAGTACTCATGTCTTTAAATGTATGAAAATTGTTCTGTTAACTGCTAGCTCATGCTGGTGTTCTAGCTAAACAGGTAATCAAGTTCGATTatagcttctttttttttttttttttttaataatttatataagTCAAAACTAAATGTTTATTTATCGTATTTTATGTGTCCTTGATCAGCTATTCTATCTGGAGCATCAATTCCAATTTTGTCCCAGGTAAGCAGACTTCACTTTTTTGTTGTTCTTCATCTATCATGTCATAACTTTGATAGTGGATGTAAATTCCTATTCTGCTAGTGTTCAGTTCTCTAATGTCCTTTGAACAGCACATCTGTGAATTGCATTAGCTACTAAGCCTACCAAGGCCACTTAAGGCTAGCTGAAGTGGTTGGGATAGTGCGTACAAGGGGTTTGGGGTTCGTTTTTCATTTGGGACTATCTAAAAGCTAACTgtttctagtatatatatatttatttatatatctatatatatatataatgtttcaTTTCCACTCTGTTGTTGAACTTTGGAGAACTAATTTAATATGATCATCCTTTTCATAAGTTAAACCGTCAATTCAATGAAACTATAGATGGGAAATTACTGGTGTATGCCTGTTTGATTATGTAGAATGAATAGCTGCAAAAAACATTTAAGGTACTCTTCTAGTTATGTCGATTTGAAAATTAATTTGTAAATAACAAAGTACATCAATGTTGTGTTTACAAGCTCTGCTGGTGAAATTCTTCTGTGAGTACTAGATAGGATAGTGAAATGAGAGCAGGAGAATGGCCATGCTGTTAAAAATGTTGATAGAACATTAGTTTGTTAGATCAAGTAGAGATTGTAGAATATATACACTTTCATTAAATGCTGTGGCCTTGAGATTATTTGGCATCTCATATTTTCTATTTATGAAGTGGAAGTTGGATAATTAACCGAGACCTGTGCTAATTTTGCAGACTTTTCTTGTTTGGCAAATTCTCCTGTCAGTAGTTTTTCTTGGGAGGAAATATAGAGTAAATCAGCTTTTAGGGTGCTTTCTTGTAGCTATTGGTGTAATCATAACTGTAGCAAGGTAAACCATGTTCACGTCCTTTTGATTTTTCAATTTTGATATATGTTTGTCTAGTATAATTACTTCTGTGCAATAGTAATTAGTCATAGGATGGTGCATGGTATAATTTTCTAGATTATGAAATTTTGATTGAGATTTGTTTGAAGAGAGGTCAAAATCGTAAGGggaattatttgtaaataacaaTTTCTCCAAGTTTTATTTCTTCTTTGACAATATTATTCATGTTGAACCAACATGCAACTCAGTAGGTGGTAGTGTAGGTTTGTAGTGGTTTTATTCAATAATTCTGCCACCtggtattatcaataaacaattgaATATTCAAA contains the following coding sequences:
- the LOC133792329 gene encoding uncharacterized protein LOC133792329, which encodes MSKLKEAIGEVEDLVFVSDRHASITHALETIFPDAYHGACYHHISMNVVAKFNSDHCHVLMYNIITNNYVESFNNKTWDARSFPITTFVEFIRFTLQSWFCDRREMSEKKTTTLAPTYEKNLVDMVEKARFLIPYAIGRHEFHVLDGELNGEVILLNKTCTCGVFQIIGIPCAHALSGSLKRGVNFYSLCSNYYKIETWRFSYTESIYPTGNEEEWIVPHDIMTIKVRTPAQKQPSWSSKEETR